In Numidum massiliense, a single genomic region encodes these proteins:
- a CDS encoding Crp/Fnr family transcriptional regulator produces the protein MSTKHVKPTQSVKIEQLLQIADRKFYAKRGTYLFREGTVADELYVIASGKVEISKLTSDGRKLSLRICDKNEICGELTLYTQAPITYLFNALVMEDAKVYAVKNHVLEKEIFHNSELGLEFIKWMSDHVRKTMTKFRDLVLHGRKGALYSTLIRMTNSFGVPAADGILIDLSLTNQELANFCGISRESTNRILNELKDKNVISINKKKITIHDLQFLKEEINCENCPAVYCSIE, from the coding sequence ATGTCTACAAAGCACGTCAAACCGACGCAATCGGTTAAAATTGAACAACTGTTACAGATCGCCGACCGCAAGTTTTACGCTAAAAGAGGGACGTACCTGTTTCGCGAAGGGACAGTCGCGGACGAGCTTTATGTCATCGCCTCAGGCAAAGTGGAAATTAGTAAACTAACTTCCGACGGGCGAAAGCTTTCCTTACGCATTTGCGACAAAAACGAAATTTGCGGCGAACTCACATTGTACACACAGGCGCCGATCACGTATTTATTTAACGCACTGGTCATGGAAGATGCAAAGGTTTACGCCGTAAAAAACCACGTGTTAGAAAAAGAAATCTTTCACAATAGCGAACTCGGCTTGGAGTTTATTAAGTGGATGAGTGACCACGTGCGCAAGACGATGACGAAGTTTCGCGACCTCGTCTTACACGGGAGAAAAGGCGCACTATACTCTACGTTAATCCGCATGACGAACAGTTTTGGCGTACCGGCCGCGGACGGTATTTTAATCGACCTGTCGCTGACGAATCAGGAATTAGCCAACTTTTGCGGGATCTCGCGCGAAAGTACGAACCGCATTTTGAACGAACTGAAAGACAAGAACGTTATTTCCATTAATAAAAAGAAAATTACCATCCATGACTTGCAATTTCTCAAAGAAGAAATCAACTGTGAAAACTGCCCCGCCGTTTACTGCAGCATTGAGTAG
- a CDS encoding YojF family protein, producing the protein MGPIERENVQKVLNDFANVELFLHLETTNGAYTGYRQKELSVGAFIRNAKIRYSRGKITGAGPFRVGLKLDDGWVYAEGLTDWEVDGQGRLLLAGHNAEGKLAAALQLSKTPFR; encoded by the coding sequence ATGGGACCGATTGAGCGAGAAAATGTGCAAAAGGTGTTAAACGATTTCGCGAACGTCGAGCTGTTTTTGCATCTAGAGACGACGAACGGCGCCTATACCGGTTATCGCCAAAAGGAGTTGTCCGTCGGTGCGTTTATCCGCAATGCAAAAATCCGTTACTCCCGCGGAAAAATCACTGGTGCGGGGCCGTTTCGCGTCGGTTTGAAACTAGACGACGGCTGGGTGTACGCGGAAGGGCTCACCGATTGGGAAGTTGACGGGCAAGGCCGATTGCTGCTCGCCGGGCACAATGCGGAAGGAAAGCTCGCTGCCGCCTTACAACTAAGTAAGACGCCATTTCGGTAA
- the bshB2 gene encoding bacillithiol biosynthesis deacetylase BshB2, whose protein sequence is MERHVLVAFPHPDDEAFGVAGTIINYTEKGVPVTYACGTLGEMGRNMGQPFFATRETLPEIRKQELQAACAVMGIQDLRLLGLRDKTIEFEDEDFVADKMTAIIDEINPSLIITFYPGFAVHPDHDAFGAAVIRAAQRLPKEQRPKIYCKAFSHGCEDVLGKPDVVNDISHVLQRKLDVLRAHRSQTEWMMRQWQPKLEANDPELLAWLTQETYWTYRVLPQK, encoded by the coding sequence ATGGAACGCCATGTGCTCGTTGCGTTTCCGCATCCGGACGACGAAGCGTTCGGCGTTGCGGGAACGATTATAAACTATACGGAAAAAGGCGTACCGGTCACTTATGCTTGCGGCACGCTCGGGGAGATGGGGCGGAACATGGGGCAGCCGTTTTTCGCCACGCGGGAGACGCTTCCGGAAATTCGCAAACAGGAGCTACAAGCCGCTTGCGCGGTTATGGGCATTCAAGACTTGCGCTTGCTCGGTTTGCGCGATAAGACGATTGAATTTGAGGACGAAGATTTCGTCGCCGATAAAATGACAGCGATTATCGACGAGATTAACCCGTCGCTCATCATTACGTTTTATCCGGGATTTGCGGTACACCCCGACCACGACGCATTCGGGGCGGCCGTCATTCGCGCAGCGCAACGTCTGCCGAAAGAGCAACGGCCAAAAATTTACTGCAAAGCGTTCTCGCACGGCTGTGAGGACGTGCTCGGCAAGCCCGACGTCGTCAACGACATCAGCCACGTGCTGCAGCGGAAGCTTGACGTACTGCGCGCGCACCGCTCGCAAACGGAGTGGATGATGCGGCAGTGGCAACCGAAACTTGAGGCGAACGATCCGGAATTGCTCGCCTGGCTCACACAAGAGACGTATTGGACGTACCGGGTGCTACCTCAAAAATAG
- a CDS encoding NarK family nitrate/nitrite MFS transporter, translating to MKRVGANWNPEDEQFWEREGRKIANRNLWISVFALTLAFIVWQIWSIAAARLNDIGFNLTPSQLFTLAALPGLVGATLRIFYTFFVGIFGGRNWTVISTAMLLIPAIGIGVAVQNPDTSFTTLAILAAMCGFGGGNFSSSMANISFFFPKKHKGFALGINAGIGNLGVSVVQFVTPLVITAGMFGALGGSGQLLENGDHIWLQNAAYFWVIPIVVVVVAAMFCMDNIPSAKQSFKEQAVIFKRKHTWIMTWLYTMCFGSFIGFAAVFPLLINSEFPELNVMHLSFLGPLVGAAFRPVGGWIADKLGGARVTFWDFAVMILATFGVVYFLEQHNFAGFLTMFLILFTTTGIANGSTFRMIPIIFPEKEAAPVLGFTAAIAAYGAFFIPKLFGWSIEQSGSAVSALYILIALYVISLGINWYYYARSNAEIKC from the coding sequence ATGAAACGCGTAGGCGCGAATTGGAATCCGGAAGATGAGCAATTTTGGGAGCGGGAAGGGAGAAAGATCGCCAATCGCAACTTGTGGATTTCTGTATTTGCCTTAACACTCGCCTTTATCGTCTGGCAAATTTGGTCCATTGCGGCTGCACGCTTGAATGACATCGGGTTTAATTTAACACCGAGTCAACTGTTTACGCTGGCGGCGTTGCCTGGTTTAGTCGGCGCTACTTTGCGTATCTTTTACACTTTTTTCGTCGGCATATTTGGCGGTAGGAACTGGACGGTCATTTCGACCGCGATGTTGCTCATTCCGGCGATCGGCATCGGAGTGGCGGTGCAAAATCCAGATACATCGTTTACGACGTTGGCTATTTTGGCGGCGATGTGCGGGTTCGGCGGCGGGAACTTCTCCTCGTCGATGGCGAACATTAGCTTTTTCTTCCCGAAAAAGCACAAAGGATTTGCGCTCGGCATTAATGCCGGCATCGGCAACTTAGGGGTCAGTGTCGTCCAGTTTGTCACGCCGCTTGTCATTACCGCAGGCATGTTCGGTGCGCTTGGCGGGAGCGGGCAACTACTGGAAAACGGCGACCATATTTGGTTGCAAAATGCGGCCTACTTCTGGGTCATCCCGATCGTCGTCGTGGTCGTTGCGGCCATGTTTTGTATGGACAACATTCCGAGTGCGAAACAGTCCTTCAAAGAGCAGGCCGTTATTTTCAAACGGAAACATACGTGGATTATGACGTGGCTCTATACGATGTGTTTCGGTTCTTTTATCGGGTTTGCGGCGGTGTTTCCGCTCCTGATCAACAGTGAGTTTCCCGAGTTGAATGTGATGCACTTGTCGTTTCTAGGGCCGTTAGTCGGGGCCGCGTTTCGCCCGGTCGGCGGGTGGATTGCGGACAAGCTCGGTGGGGCGCGCGTGACGTTTTGGGACTTTGCAGTGATGATTTTAGCGACGTTTGGAGTCGTCTATTTCCTCGAGCAGCACAACTTTGCCGGGTTTTTGACGATGTTCCTCATTTTGTTTACGACGACTGGTATTGCTAACGGTTCGACGTTCCGTATGATCCCGATCATTTTCCCGGAAAAAGAGGCTGCGCCCGTGTTAGGTTTTACGGCTGCGATTGCGGCTTACGGCGCTTTTTTTATCCCGAAACTGTTCGGGTGGTCGATCGAGCAAAGCGGGTCGGCAGTATCAGCTCTGTATATTTTAATTGCCTTGTACGTCATTAGCCTTGGGATTAACTGGTACTACTATGCCCGCAGCAACGCGGAAATTAAGTGTTAG